ACTGCTGAAACAAGATCCTCAATGAAAGTCGAGAGATCTGTGGGGAAGGCAGATGGAAATGAGTGGGACACTTTAAGGTGACTGCTGAAACGGAGATTTCAGGGCAGTAATCCTTTCTGTCTTCATCATCTTGCATTAATTAATTGAGATGTAAGGTTATTCCTGAGACTGTATATTTACACATTCCTTTCCAATAAATTCCGCATGGTGGAAATAGCACAGGATTCTGATTCAAAAGCAGCATCTCGGAATCCTAGCCCCTTGTCACCTGTATGAATTTAGGAAAGTTGCTTACCTTCTGTGGGTCTAAGTTTCCTGttctataaaatactgatgatgAAGATAATACCAGTAGGTTTGCAGGGATGTTGTGAGGAAGCACAGGTGGGAAAGCTCTGGGATGTAGCTATATTAGTCAATAAGATCTAGGTAAGCAACTCACCTTCTCATCTTTGTCTTTATTGTTTCAGTGGTTCCCTGTCAGACAAGCGATTTCTGTTTACCTCCAATGGTAAGGATCATGTTTTCCTTAAGAATTTGATATTttcggtggcccacacctgtaatcccagcactttgggaggccgaggcaggcggatcacgagatcaggagctcgagaccatcctggctaacacggtgaaacctcatctctgctaaaaattcaaaaaattagtgggcgtggtggcgggcgtctgtagtcccagctactcaggaggttgaggcaggagaatggcatgaacccaggagacggagcttgcagtgagctgagattgcgccactgcactccagcctggttgacagagcgagactccgtctcaaaaaaaaaaaaaagaatttgatattttaaaagtcttcagTAGTAGTTTATTCCTCCATACCCTTCAGATTATATAGtttaaaagatgttttttttttctttttttctcaggttacatagcaccttttttttttttttttttttttgaagcagagtctcattatgttgcccaggctggtctcaaactcctgggcataaGCAATCCTCTTCCTTCAGCCACCCACACCAAATCTTCTTGACTTAACCATCCACAGGACAATAAGCCTAATTAACATTAAGcagaaaatatgtttctttgtaaTCTAAACTCTCTCTCAAACTTTTGCCAAAAATAGTAAAAagtgaagtatttattttaagataaatctCTTTATCTtagattttaagagaaaaagctttcaaataTTGCAATTTGGTTTGTTACTATTTTGAATAAAGTTACTGAAAATGAGTATACAGAATAAAGGCTTTTTAGCTTCTCCATCATGGAATGTAAATATTCTCTCTCAGCATAAACCATTTCAAGGAAGACACTACGAATATTTCTTCTTTGCCTTTATTTGCTGACTTCACATTGGCATATTGGGCATGGTATAGTTAAGGTCCTTTGGATGAATATTGGGTACAGCTTACTGATCTTCAGAGGACTTAGACACATCTGCTTTTCAAGTACGTGGAAAAAATGGGGTTCCCCTctgattctaaatattttaaagtgagaaGGAACACagcattttaaatctttaatacagATTGCACTTTGTTGAAATCAGGATGAATTTAGAaggttagaaaataaaatctacagtGGGGAGGAAGAGGTGTCACAAAGGATGTGACTCGGAggtctattaaaaagaaaagcagtaacAGCTTCAAGGCATGGTAGTACAAATGAGTGAAATGCAAGTCTGGAACATTTAAAAGCTGGTAATTAAACACTTGATTCCATGTCAGAATAAAAGTCAACCAGTTGAATATTTCTAGGTGAGATGGGGTACtactttttttttgctgttattttatgTCTGTATCTCAAATATCTTACTGTACTCTTTTTTCCAGGTTGCAGCAGATCCTTGAGTTTGGATCCTGACGGGCAAATCAGAGCTTCTTCCTCATGGCAGTCGGTCAATGAGAGTGGAGACCAAGTTCACTGGTCTCCTGGCCAAGCCCGACTTCAGGACCAGGGCCCATCATGGGCTTCAGGCGACAGTAGCAGCAACCACAAACCACGAGAGTGGCTGGAGATCGAtttgggggagaaaaagaaaataacaggtgCAGAAAGTAACACAAGTGCAAAGTGCAGGGGTAGTTTCCTGACTGTAAATGACTTGCAGTTGAAAATACGCTTATTGTGTACATAGGTGCCTCTCTGCCTACCTCCAAGttcttgaaatatttgaaaatgtaacaAATCTTTACATTCTTTCTGTGAAAAGAGTCTGTATGCAAGTTGTAAATATGGATATATGGAttagagagagatttttttttcaatggtgAAACCTTTATATGGTATATTGTCAGTGTGAAAACATTAATCTGTGAACAGATTTTTTAATGCAACTAATATAAGTTGGCCTGTGAGATGATTTGAGGTTTcaaatgagggagaaaaaaatgaaacttgaaattataatacatgttatatttaacaaacttttaaaaatagcctgtaaatattattttcttacaaGGAATTAGGACCACAGGATCTACACAGTCgaatttcaacttttatgttAAGAGTTTTGTGATGAACTTCAAAAACAATAATTCTAAGTGGAAGACCTATAAAGGAATTGTGAATAATGAAGAAAAGGTAAGAAGTAACCCTGGAGGCAAGAGAACTGAGTAGGAGAACAGGCCTCTATATATTTTCATCAGTGTGTTTACATTAAATATCTCCTTAATAAAAGacagaccaggcgtggtggttcatgcctgtaatccccaagctttgggagaccaaggcaggaggatcatttgagaccatcctgggcaacatagcaagatcccaccgctacaaaaaaaattttttttaattactcaaatgtggtggtgcacacttgtggtcctagatacttgaaaggctgaggcaggaagaacacttgaccccaggagttcaagattacagtgaataatgattgtgctattgcactacagcctgggcaacagagtaagatcctgtctctaaaataaaataaaatttttaaaatgatgatggGCTGGTCGCgctggctcacgcttataatctcagcactttgggaggtcaaggcaaggggatcacctgaggtcaggaattcgagaccagcctggccaacgtggtgaaaccctgtctctactaaaaatacaaaaattagccagacgtggtggctggcccctgtaatcccagctacttgggcggctgaggtaggagaatcatttgaacctgggaggcagaggttgcagtgagccgatactgcaccattgcactccagcctgggcgacaagagcgagattccatctcaaaaaaaaaaaagatggtgctTTCTTGGCATGCAAGAATAAGAAATGTGTCAATAAAAACCTTGAGAGATTTGTGATTTAATTCTTTTCCACTTCAGGAATGAAATACTTGTGATTTTCTTGGGAAATGATAATTGGCAATGTGAAATGGCTGCTTCAGTATAAGCATGGTGGATATTTGAGTTGGACATTTGTCTTGGGATCCTGTTAGTGGCAATGAGAATTTGGAAGGAAACAGCAAAAGTGAGAGAGCTGAAGCCTTGCACTCTTGAGGTTGCTTGTCTGTAGCACCAGCTAAATGTAGAAATATTAAGGTCAAATAATACAACAAGGCAATTTTAGCTTCTTTatccaaaatgaaatttaaatcagTAAACAGATGAGCAGCATGATCTTAGTTAGATAAATTGGCCCTTGTTTACAAAGCCTCGTATCTTCAATATCGACAGTGTCTAGAAAAATGCAACAGACATAGAATCCTTGCCTTGGTTTCATATAACCAGGTATAAGTGGgatgataaacatttaaaaactaactaATAGAATCTTAAGGTAAAAATAACTTCCTTCTATAGGTGTTTCAGGGTAACTCTAACTTTCGGGACCCAGTGCAGAACAATTTCATCCCTCCTATCGTGGCCAGATATGTGCGTGTTGTCCCCCAGACATGGCACCAGAGGATAGCCTTGAAGGTGGAGCTCATTGGTTGCCAGATAACACAAGGTAGGGCTCAGGGCAAGCCAGTGAGTTACTCAAGTTtggtcatattttttttttgcctatcaTTGTTACTAATGTGGTTTTCCCAACATCCCTCCTCTCTCAGGTAATGATTCATTGGTGTGGCGCAAGACAAGTCAAAGCACCAGTGTTTCAAGTAAGAAAGAAGATGAGACAATCACAAGTCCCGTCCCCTCAGAAGAAACATCCCCAGGTAGAGCAGTGATTGTTTTGTGGTTTCATAAGGAGCATAACTAGTACCCCACCCAATATCAGTAActtcaacaaaatttatttttctctgacttATAAATGCTGGAGGTGGATGATCCAGTGGTATTGGCACATATTGTAAAATGATGTATGTTTACAGCTTTTCGTTGCAGtgttataaatagaaaaagattaGGAATGAACTTATGTGCCCTTCAGACACTAGGTACGTattttgtggaaaaataaaatgttagcacATTCATGCAATGGAACACTCTGCAGCCACAAAAGAAAGAATGTATTGGTAATATAAAAAGCTCACTGAGATATAGaggcaacttaaaaaaaaataagcaaaatacagAACTATCTTAAGTAGCACACCACCCTTtctgcaaaaagaagaaataaagaataaatattcaTTCCATTGTCTCTggaaaaatgtcaagaaacaTAATACAGCTTTCtgtgaaggaggaagagaggtagGAGGGACACATTCCATTCCATACTTTTGTATACTTTTTGCATTTTGAACACGTAAGTGTATAATCTGTTCAAATAATGAAcattaaaagtacattttttcagaatataaaataatttgcatatCAATTTTATGAGATTTGGAAAgattagaaaaacacaaataagaaaacaaaacttagTCATAAATCAGTATCCATAGATAATCACCAAATCTCACTGTTTCCAGTcaactatatttatatttctaacttTAAGACAAAAATGGTAGCATATTATTCTGTTCTGTagcatgtatttttcatttaacattgtgTCATGAGCATTTTCCAATGTTATTGGAAGGTTGAAGACCCCAGTTATTAATGTCTATAGTATTTTTCACATGGGTAAACCGTTATTGACTTGACCATTTCCCTGCTGTTGGATGCTGAAGTTGTTTGATTTTCCCCAAATTTTCACTCTTAAAAATAACACcgctgctgggcgcagtggctcacgcctgtaatcctcgcactttgggaggccgaggcaggcagattgcctgagctcagaagttcaagaccagcctgggcaacacagtgaaaccccctctctaataaaatacaaaaaattagctgggcttggcagcatgcgcctgtagtcccagctgcttaggaggctgaggcaggagaattgcttgaacccagagggcggaggttgcccaagccgagatcacactactgcactccagcctgggtgacagagtgagacgccatctctaaaaaaaaaaaaagaaaaaaaaaataataacactgCTGTTACTTATacacaaattttgttttcatctaaGTCCCTTTTCCCCTTCTTCATGAATTGCATTTTTCCATCCTAAGCATCCCTTTATCTTCTTCCCAGAGATcacagaagagaaagatgaagaggaaatatttttcctttactttgtgTATTTTCTACAAACTTGGGGACTGCCTTGGTGGCTGTCAAAGTGTCCTTTTTTTAGAGCAGAAAGAGCTGTAGGAAAACATGATGTGGTGTTTCATGCAACATAGTGGAAATGCTGTTTGAGGTCATCAGGCTGCACTTCCTGTCAGTCCGCAGCCCCAGAGCTCTGTAATGAGGATCCCAGTTTTCCAGGCTACTGTTACGGTACAGGTCCAAACCCGCCTGCCATCTGGGGAAATGGGTTGCTTGAGCCAAAGTAGGAGCTCCACACTGTGCTGAAATCATTTACCTGTCTTAAATAGTTCTCAcctgaggggtgggggtggggggttggtTAAACTCCCCCctcatttcagatttttggagtTTAATATGGGCCAAGCAACAAGCCCAGTGTACCTGTTAGTCCCTGAGGAACATTGGAAACTGTctctggggggctgggggagaaattttattttcccaaactttAGCCAAGATTTTGAatcctttgtttttgctttccaatATCAGTAAATGCCTAGCATGTATTCATTTTCCCCCTGCATTAAATACTTAAAGACTTTCAATTCCATGTTCAGTTTTAGATCATGAAATGTGGTTGTCGGTCATTTATGTTGTAACGTGATGGCTTTCCCTCTTCTTTAGGAATAAACATTACAACGGTGGCTATTCCATTGGTGCTCCTTGTTGTCCTGGTGTTTGCTGGAATGGGGATCTTTGCAGCCTTTCGAAAGTATGGTGACTTTACATGTTTAAATTTCTTCTCTAATTatgcaaacaaaaaaccaaaatgtttATTCTTCAGAAATGCATACGTACAAAAGCAGCATgacttgtttcaaaataaaatgttaacttatattttaaaaacaggttaGATAAAAGAAATGATCAAGTATtactttattaatcttttttaatagacagggtctccctgtcttccaggctggagtgcagtggtgagatcactcaaactcctgggctcaagcaatccccttgcctcaacctcctgagtagctaggattactgacatgtgccaccatgcccagctaattttttatgttttctagagatgggatcttgctttgtcacccaggctggtctcaaacttctggcctcatttgatcctcccacctcggcctcccaaagcactgggatttgaggcatgaaccaccgcatccCACCATGTATTACTTTATAAGCAGTTCTTGTCATTTAGAGACCTTTGGTAAAGACCTAACCTTTGAGTATTGTTGAAGTATCCTGAAATTGACATATTGCTTTAGAAGTATCTGTGCTTTTCCTCCCCGAAGAGTAAAAGGAATATTAAATAGGCTGCTTGGGGTATCACCAAGCTGCCCAATAACTCAGcctccccaagcctcagtttccttatgtatGAAATACAGTTTACCCAGATGAGTTCTGAATCTCTTCCAGAACcctaaaatacatgtttattttaacaaatgttaGCTGTTGGatctaaaaagaaatggaaagtattctgaagttttctctttttatattttaagcaaCTTCAGAATCTATAATGTGTATATTAGTACAAATAGAATGAAGAATAGCTTCTGCCATCATGAGAGAAGGTACAAAAGTCTCTGGTTCAGGTAGATACTCATAAGCTAAAGCATGCCTTAGTGTAATGTGCTTGTATGAAATGCTTTTAAAGACACCCACAGTTTGGGACTGGAGTATAGTAGAGATGAAGTGAGACCATGTGGTCATGAGGAATTGCTTCAGGATGACTGCATGAGCTAGTCATAAACTAAAGGCATCGATTTCTAATATGCAAAATAAGATTAGTATATATTCTTGTGAAATCTTGTGACCTTTCTTATACATGAGATAAATTTATAGATAATTCTACATATTTGTATGATTTTCTAAAGCACATGGCAGCtgccatctcatttaattctcacatcaaccctatgaggtaagtactattatGATCCTCATGTTACATAGGGAGAAAGAGGCAGATACGGTGGCTTATAAATATTCAGTaggactttctgtcttgataggaagaagaagaaaggaagtccATATGGATCAGCAGAGGCTCAGAAAACAGGTTGGTTGAAAACTCTATCTACAATTTTATCTCTCTTTGAGGAAGGGACAGGATCTGCTGATTGAAAGCATAAGGAGGCCAGTGGCCTGCATTTATTTGGTTAAAAGACATAAGCCCTATAGCTTTTAAAGTAGCATATCTATAAGGAAGGAATTTATTGTgtcctgtttctttattttaatggCCACTTTACTTTTGTTCAATGTCGTCCCCATCACTTGTCAACATCCTTTTTTCTTGACCACTAGAGTTTAGGCCACGACACTGTCTGCCACCAAGGAGGTACGACAAAAGCCTTATCAGTGAACTGAAGTAAGCCTGTGTTGTTAGCATCTGCAGGCCTGTGCTGTACTTTCCACCCTGAGGAAGTGAGAAAAAGATCAGGCAGGGCTGGTGTGCAGGTTTCAGATAATCCTGCACACCAGCCCTCCCTGgtctttttctcactttctcaGACACAGGCACCCACGCAATGAGTTAGTCATGGTccagagagagaaggcagtggGGCAGGACCCCTGAGAAAGCTCAGGGACCATTTGAGACTCCACCTCCCCAGGGTCTAAACACCAGCTGCAGTGTCTCCTCTGTGTCACAGATGCCATGCCAGTGCAGGTTGTGGGAGACCATAGCCAGATGATCTCACGAAGGGAGAATCTGGGATCTGATGAGGGCAAAATACCTTTTAAAGGCACAGCGGAAAGCATGATTAGAATAGTGTTTGCTGTTGTGGTTAACGACCTTGACATGCTGTTCTTAGCACACACACCTGAGGAGGACATTTATCACTGTCAGCTGTCAGGAGGCAGCCTGACCTCTGACTCATCAAGGAACATGTTCTGGAGGATGCGCATTACATTTCTGACATACTCATTTGTTTCATGTTACCTTTATTCCAGACTGTTGGAAGCAgattaaatatccctttgccagacaTCAGTCAGCTGAGTTTACCATCAGCTATGATAATGAGAAGGAAATGACACAAAAGTTAGATCTCATCACAAGTGATATGGCAGGTAAGTGTCATAGTTCCAGGACAATGCTGTTAGATTGGAGGTGCTGCTTGTGggggagggagacaggagagaaataaagcaaaatcctTTTCTATTTAGATAGGGTCCAATAAATCTGAAATGTGTCTTTGCATTCTGTACAGAATTACAAACTGACTCTGAGATATTACTTAAAAGCCCTATTCAGCCAGTCTGTTCACCTGCAGGGGATATAGTGGCATCCATAGTGACAGCCCTGATGTACTACTAGTATCTGGAAGCCCTGAATCTATTTTTGTTACCAAAGCTTTGATTAAGGCACTGGTAAAGAGGGACTAGAAGGAGGAATTAAATACAGTTCCTGCCCTGAGGAGGGTGAGATAGGAAATAAAGGAAACCTCTCAGTATGAGAAGAGCCTCAGTGTCCCTGACAAGCCATCATCAAGGGTCAAGCTTCCCAAACTATCTATGGGGAAatgctttttgtgtctttttcaaaaatttctactCCATCATGAATGAATACACTGTAAACTGCAATATAAAATACtagtaaaaaggaaattttaaagacatacaaaatacaaaactgtAATTTTTTGTTAGATTAAACAGACATAAAATTACTCTAAGAGTGACAAAGAGTAACTTAAGAGTAGTTTCTTGACACTTAATTTCTGCATCTGTGTCTGTGGCACTGCTAAAAACAGTTCTCAGATACGTAGGACTCTGTGGGGCATGCTCTGAGTAGCACTGTGCTCTCTCGCTTCTCCCTCCTCACATGCAGCCTGAGGACTTGCAGTACAGGCATCACTTGGGGGCTTGTTAGAACGGGAGGCCATAGAACTGGAAGCTCTCAGGTGATGCATGTGCACATCAATGACTGGGAGTTGTCAGTGTGTTGGTTGAGCCACTTTGTGGGCAAGGAGAGCATCCTCTGCAACCAAAATCTATCTTCTTGTTCCTTGGAAGTGACATGAAGTGAGAACCT
This genomic stretch from Chlorocebus sabaeus isolate Y175 chromosome 13, mChlSab1.0.hap1, whole genome shotgun sequence harbors:
- the DCBLD1 gene encoding discoidin, CUB and LCCL domain-containing protein 1 isoform X2, which translates into the protein MVPGARGGGALARAVGPGLLALLLTVCAPLRLQAEELGDGCGHLVTYQDSGTMTSKNYPGTYPNHTVCEKTITVPKGKRLILRLGDLDIESQTCASDYLLFTSSSDQYGPYCGSMTVPRELLLNTSEVTVRFESGSHISGRGFLLTYASSDHPDLITCLERASHYLKTEYSKFCPAGCRDVAGDISGNMVDGYRDTSLLCKAAIHAGIIADELGGQISVLQRKGISRYEGILANGVLSRDGSLSDKRFLFTSNGCSRSLSLDPDGQIRASSSWQSVNESGDQVHWSPGQARLQDQGPSWASGDSSSNHKPREWLEIDLGEKKKITGIRTTGSTQSNFNFYVKSFVMNFKNNNSKWKTYKGIVNNEEKVFQGNSNFRDPVQNNFIPPIVARYVRVVPQTWHQRIALKVELIGCQITQGNDSLVWRKTSQSTSVSSKKEDETITSPVPSEETSPGRRRKEVHMDQQRLRKQTVGSRLNIPLPDISQLSLPSAMIMRRK
- the DCBLD1 gene encoding discoidin, CUB and LCCL domain-containing protein 1 isoform X3; this translates as MVPGARGGGALARAVGPGLLALLLTVCAPLRLQAEELGDGCGHLVTYQDSGTMTSKNYPGTYPNHTVCEKTITVPKGKRLILRLGDLDIESQTCASDYLLFTSSSDQYGPYCGSMTVPRELLLNTSEVTVRFESGSHISGRGFLLTYASSDHPDLITCLERASHYLKTEYSKFCPAGCRDVAGDISGNMVDGYRDTSLLCKAAIHAGIIADELGGQISVLQRKGISRYEGILANGVLSRDGSLSDKRFLFTSNGCSRSLSLDPDGQIRASSSWQSVNESGDQVHWSPGQARLQDQGPSWASGDSSSNHKPREWLEIDLGEKKKITGIRTTGSTQSNFNFYVKSFVMNFKNNNSKWKTYKGIVNNEEKVFQGNSNFRDPVQNNFIPPIVARYVRVVPQTWHQRIALKVELIGCQITQGNDSLVWRKTSQSTSVSSKKEDETITSPVPSEETSPGINITTVAIPLVLLVVLVFAGMGIFAAFRKRRKEVHMDQQRLRKQTVGSRLNIPLPDISQLSLPSAMIMRRK